GGGCTTCACTGAGTTTAACATCCGCAATAGTAAGGATAATGTGCCGCCCGTGTTCCAGAATGCGACGGGAGCGGGCAATAAGATACTTCTCAATTATAACGAAGGTCTGTCTACAATTAATTTGCCAATGAACAGCCAGTTCTCTGTATTGGTTGGCGGCAAACCTAACTATGTTACTAACGTATCGGTGAATGGTACACAGGCTATATTGACCCTTCAGAATACATTGCCGCTAAGCGGAGCGGTGACGGTATCCTATGTTCCGGGTACTCTTGGACTTAGTGATCTGAATGGTAATCGTGCAGCCTATGTTGATCTTCAGCCAGTGTCTGTAACTTCAACCACGATAGTATCCGAGATCAGCGCAGCTACAGTGAAGGGCAATGAACTTAATGTTACCTTTACGAAGAACATGCAGTCCTCCTCGAAATTGTATGCCAATCAGTTTGGAATTAAGGCGGATGGAAGCAGTATTGATGTTCAGGATTTCAGTCTGGCCGGAACTCTTTTGAAATTGAATCTCTCGCAGGCAGTGACGTCCGGGCAAAAGGTGGAGCTCTCTTACCTGTCAGGTGCGGGGATCATTACAGACACGAATGGTAACTCTCTTCCGTCGTTCAATTCCTTATCTGTTCAGAATCTGACCACTGGTGTAACGGGCAATGGAAGCCGCCCCTCTTATCTGGGAACCCTGCCTGCCAGTGAATTTGGCAAGGAATACCCGTTACTGAAGAGTGATTCTGCTCTTGCAGTTACAGATCTTTCGGTCTACAAACAAATGATTAAAAGATATGATCTGAATGCAGAACGGATGGCTGCCAGTTATCAATATCTAAAGCTTGCAGGTACGGATGAGTTGGTGTTCGAGGTTCCTTCTACAGAGAAGTCAGCCTATGTTACCGTTCCGCTAAAAGCTCTTTCGGATGCAGCCGCTAGTAACAAGAATGCAAAACTGATTATCCGGTACGGAGATCATATGTATGGTGTAAAACTAAGCGATATTGATGTAAATTCGCTAATAGCCAGTTTGGGGACAGATATCAATAAGGTCTCACTTGTTCTGCGTATGGAGAGTGTTCCAGGAGGGACGTTCTATTCGTTCGAGCAAAAAATCGGAAGCCAGGCCATGCGTAACGTTACCGGGCTTATGGATTTACGTCTAACCGGTTCTATTAAAGATAACTACTCCAATGCAAAGGAGTTAAATGTAGCAGGACAATACACTGTTCGCAATGCTGCTGTACTGAATTCTGCACAAACGATGGCTGCCGGAGTAGATTCGACATATAATGATGCTATTTATTTGCCGGCCCAAATGGCTACAGTGGGCAATAATAGCGTTGTTAGTGCACGCACGAATAGTAACCAGGTAGTCGGGGTGTTCATTTCTTTACGTACCTTTGGAGATATAACCTCCCATTGGAGTAAGACTGCTGTAGCAGAGTTAGCCGCCAAAAATATCATCGACAGCAGCTATGGAACTGCGTTTATTCCTGATAAGCCGATCACCCGTTCCGAGTTTGCTGTGATGCTCAGCCGGGGGCTGGGGCTACAGGCAGTACGCGGCGGAGCTTCCCAGTTCAAGGATGTACGTCCGTTTACACAAACAAGTGACTTCATAGAAGCCGCCGCCAAAGCCGGCATTATCAACGGTAATACGGACGGAACCTTCCGTGCGGAGGATAAGATTACCCGTGAGCAGATGGCGATTATGATGGTGAGGGCGCTGGAGTATACGGGGCAGCCTGTAACGCTGAGTGCATCGTCTATGGATACGCTTAGTCCGTTCAAGGACCGGGCGAGAATTCTGAGCCAGAGCCTCGAATTTGTAGCCAAGGCGGTTAAGGCGGGAATTATTCAGGGAGTCAGCACCACAGAGTTCCAGCCGCAAGGCAATGCTACCCGGGGACAGGCTGCGGTCATGCTGCAGCGGATGCTGAAGACAGCAGGCTATTTGTAAGAGAATTGCATAGTTAAGCAGAGCATCCGGTCTATGGGCCGGGTGCTTTTTCGCAACTTTTCGAGCTGAATTCAGTCTATTAAAGGTATAGTCTATTACTATGAACTGATATCCAGGTCTTGATAGCGAGGTAGAAGAGTACAAATAGATGGGAGAGTTACACTGAAATGAATGAGCTTTTCATGGGGAAAAAGAGTACAGAGCAAACACGGGGAAATCAATGGTCGCCTGCTAAAAAATGGATTGCTGCATCCCTGGCGGGTGTAATCTGGATCATGCCGGTTGTCGGGAGTGAAGGTGCAGGATGGCTGGGTGCAGGCCCTGCGCCGGTAGCACAAGCAGCAGCGTCCTTCTCGGCGACGAAGCTTAGTGAAGAGGTTATCACTTCCGGGGCGATGATGATGAAATATAAGTTTACCACGGTGCGTTCCGGTAAGAGTGCGACAGGACTGGCCAGCGTCATTCGTGTCGATCTGAATAATCCTTACGTCTCTCTGGATGTAATGACCGGCAAAGGCGGGAATCTGACGACACGGCAGAGCACCGGGGGCATGGCGACGGAGACAGGAGCGGTCGCGGCAGTGAACGGGGATTACTTCAATACTGGCGGAGAAGGGGCACCGATCGGCGGTCAGGTATCCGGCGGTGTGCTGGTGTCTACTCCATCACAGCTGAACGGAATGTATGCTTTTGCAGTAACCAAGGACCGTAAACCTATCATTGATGAATATACGTTTGAGGGGATGCTGACCGCAGAGGATGGTGCCCAGTTCCCGCTGTCCGGCATCAACAAAGGGGCCTACAATCCCGAAGGCGGCAGTTCGACTTACAGTCACGCTAACGCTGCTTATATCTATACAGATGCATGGACAGCGCTGGAACGCCCTAAGGGCAGCTCTACCACTCCCACAGAGGTGCTGGTAGAGAATGATACGATTACCCAGATCTCGCTGGATTCGGCTCTGCCGGTGACCGTACCCAAAGGGGCCTATATTCTGCGGACGCACGGGCTGGCTGCCCAGTTCGTTAAGGCTCATCTGGTTGTAGGGCAGAAGCTGAGCAGTACCTATGCGCTCCGTTCCAAAACCACCCAGCAGGAGCTCGATCCTTCTACGCTGCAGATGATGATCGGGGGGCATACCATTCTGGTCAATAACGGCAAGGCGTCATCGTTCTCCCGTTCTACAAGCAGCATTGGCGGGTACCGGGCGCGTACAGCACTGGGCTATTCCCAGGATGGCAGATACGTATATGTCATTGCAGCCGAGAAGAACAGCAATAGTGCGGGGCTGTCGCTGACAGAGCTGCAATCCTTCATGACGAATATCGGGGTGTGGAAAGGGATGAATCTGGACGGAGGGGGCTCTACAACGATGGTGGACCGCCCGCTGGCTGAAACCTCGACTACACTTACCTTCAATACTGAATACGGCAAGGAGCAGCGCACAATCGTTAACGGCGTGGGGGTATATACTTCCGCTCCGCAAGGTGAAGTGAAAGGGATCAAGATCAGCGGCAGTTCGGTACTGTTAATCGGACAAAAGGCCACATATTCCCTGAAGGGCTATGATACGTACTACAATCCGGTGGATGTAGCAGCGGCTAATCCGGCCTGGACCGCAAGCGGCGGCAGTGTCACTGTGAATGCGGGAGAAGCCACGGCCGTCAAGCCGGGAACCGTCAAGCTGAAGGCGACCAGCGGAACAGCGAGTGCCGAGACCGAGGTCACCGTTCTGGGCGGAGAAGACCTGTCCAGCCTGATTGCAGGTACTGCAACTGCACCGCTGCAAGCAGGGGCCACTGTATCAGTTCCGGTTAGTGCAGTGTCGAAGAGCGGGGCAACGATAGCTGTTCCGGCAACCGCACTGAAGTGGGAGTTCATCGGCTTCAAAGGAAGTGTGGGGGACGGCAAGCTTAAGGTGGAGGCGGTTGATGCTGGCGTAACTACCGGATATGCGATTGCCCGCTATGACGGCTTCAGCACGGCGGTTGTCTTGTCTACTGCGGCTGCCACGGCGTGGGAGGATTTCGAGAACACCGCCTATCCGATTGCGTTCACTACGAATGCAGCGGGGGTTACCGGTACAGCAGCCATAGCTGCGGGCAGCGCAGAGCGTGCCGGGTCGAAGGTTCTGTCGCTAAGCTATGATATGACACAAGGCACCGGCAAAATGTACGCATACGCCCAGTTCAACGGCACAACCGGCAAAAGTATTCCTGCGGCGGCAACCTCGATGTCGGTGGACGTCATGGGTGATATGAGCCTGAACTGGCTGCGTGCGGAACTGACGGATGCCGACGGGAAAACGGCCTATATTGATCTGGCGAAAGTCATCGACTGGAATGGCTGGAAGACGCTTAATATCGATCTGTCCGGCTCAGGGATTAAATTCCCAGCTTCCCTTAAGAGACTTTACGTGGTAAATGTAGAAGAAGGACAGGATGAACGGGCCAAGACAGGAACAGTGGCCTTTGATAATATTTCCTTCGTGATGCCATCGCTCTCCAGTGAGGCGGGACTACCTAAAGGGACGGCAGCGATGAGCATTGGCGGCAAGGCGATGACGGTAAACGGCACCAAGCGGCCGATTGATGTCGCACCGATTGTGAAGGACGGCAGTACGTATGTGCCGATAAAATATGTACTGGACGCGTTCGGCGGCAATGCGGTCTGGAATGCAAAGACCAAGAAGATTATGGTCCTGCGGGGCGCCAAGGCGCTGGATCTGACCGTGAACAAGAAGGAATTCGTACTGAACGGGAAGCGGCAGAGTGCTGAAGTAGCACCTATGATCCTGAATGCCAGGACTTTAGTACCGCTCAGACTCGTGACAGAACAGCTCGGACTCACTGTAAAATGGGAACAGAACACTAAGACCGTAACTATCGAATCGTGATATGTTAGTATAAAGGAAAGCCTTTAATACGATTCGATAGAAATGGGGCAAGCATCCGTGGAATTTCAAGCCGATGCAATAGATCGGGTGATTAAGAACACCATCGACGTGATGGAGAGCAGCAAGTATCAGATATTCGAAATATTGCAGGTGGCACGGGATGAGCTTGCTGCACTCAACAAAGAGCTGCAGCGGGTTATGGAAGAAACGGATGAAACATTGCAAAAGGTAGACAAGCTGGAGCAGCAGTACCACCGCTCCCGGATCCGGCTGACAGAGGTCAGCCGGGATTTTGTCCGCTACACGGAGAAGGATATCCGGATTGCCTATGAGAAGGCGACGGAGCTGCAGCTGGAGCTGATGATGACCAGGGAGAGGGAGGCTTATCTGCGGAACAGACGCGATGAACTGCAAATGCGGGTTCGCAGTGTCGAAAATTCTGTAGAGCGTGCCGAATCGATTGGTTCGCAAATGAGCGTTGTCCTGGAATATCTGTCCGGAGAACTAGGTCAAGTGACGCGAATTGTCGAATCTGCGAAGAACCGCCAGATGATCGGACTCAAAATAATCCTGGCTCAGGAAGAGGAACGGAAAAGAATTGCCCGGGAAATTCATGACGGTCCTGCTCAAATGCTGGCGAATCTAGTCCTAAGGACGGAAATTGTAGAAAGAATGCTGGTAAAGCAGGAATTTGGGCTGGTACAAGCCGAAGTAATAGACTTAAAGGGGCAGGTAAGATACAGCCTGGAAGAAATGCGCAAGGTGATTTTCAACCTGCGTCCTATGGCGCTTGATGATCTGGGGCTGATTCCGACTCTGCGGAAGTATGTGCATGATTATGAGGAGAAGACGAAGATCCGTACCTCTTTTGAAACCAGGGGGAAGGAGCACCGTTTGTCCTCAGCGATGGAAGCGGCGGTATACCGGCTGGTGCAGGAGGGCCTGTCCAATGCGGCGAAGCATGCTTATCCGAGCTACGTGCTGGTGGAGATTACTTATCAGGCCCAATTGATCAAGATTGTCGTGAAAGACAATGGCTTAGGCTTCAATGTCAAAAAAATCAGTGAACAAGCCAACCGGGAAAGCTTCGGTCTGGTGGGTATGCGCGAACGCGTGGAATTGCTGGAGGGAAGAATGGAAATACAGTCAGCCGAGAACCAGGGCACAACAATCGTAATTCACATTCCGACGAATGTGGAAAAGGGAAAGGAGTAATGTGATGGAGAACCAAATCTCTGGCAAAGCGCCCATCAAAGTTCTTTTGGCCGATGATCATCAATTGTTTCGTGAAGGGCTTAAGCGTATTTTGAATATGGAGGATGACATCGAGGTCATTGGCGAATGCGGGGACGGCATCCAGGTGCTTGAATTCTGCAACGGCAACAAGCCGGATATCGTGCTGATGGATATCAATATGCCGATTGAGAACGGCGTGGAGGCTACGCAAAAGCTCCGTGAAATGTTCCCGGATGTCAAAGTGATTATCCTCTCGATTCATGACGATGAAAGCTATGTGTTTGAGACGCTGCGCAAGGGGGCGAACGGATACCTGCTGAAGGATATGGAAGCCGAGTCGCTGATTAATGCGATCCGCTCCGTATGCGAAGGACATGCTTTTATCCATCCGAAGGTGACCGGCAAGCTGATTAATCAGCTGCGGCGCATGACGTACCTTAACGAGACTGGCGCTATGGCCGAGACGGCCGTGAAGGAAGCCGGTGTCAAATTTGTTGCAGGCGACAACAATCCGCTGACCCGCCGTGAGGCAGAGGTGCTGCGCTTGATGGCAGAGGGCAAGAGCAACAAGATGATCGGGGAGTATCTGTTTATCAGCGAGAAGACGGTCAAAAACCATGTCAGCAGTATTCTGCAAAAGATGGAAGTGGATGACCGCACGCAAGCTGTAATTAATTCTATCAAATATGGCTGGGTAACTTTATAGCTTCCCTCATAAACTTTTAACTGAGCGTTTTGGAGAATCCTAATGATCCTTATAAACGGTACATAACTTGTATGCAGCCGCGAGCTGCAGCCATAGTATTGTTTCAGTCCGCACTCTATTCGAATTTTGCAAAATGCTAACTTAAATATGTACCCTAAGTTAAACTGGCGGCAGGGGCTCCCGTACAAGTGGGCTGTCACCGTCCTTTTATCACCGGCATATAGTGTGGGTATAAGAGGGAGGTGCATCTTCATGATCGCCCAGTTAATCTGGATTATCGCTATTTATGCATCCGCAGCAGCCCTTGTTCAACTCCTGCATCATCGGGAAGAGACCCGGGCAGCAGCACGGACTGGTAAGCGGCTTCACTATATTCTGATTACCCGTAATCATGAGGCCGTGGTGGAGTGGTATCTCAGGGTCTTTGTAGTGCATGCTTACTGGATCGGCAAGCCCCTGCGGGTTACCTTGGTGGATGACGGTTCAGAGGACAGGACCATGGCGGTAGCCTCACGGATGGCTTATTACAACTCTTCTATTGAATTTGCGCCTGCGGTGCCGTTATACGGTCTCGCGGACAGGGATACACTCCAGGGGGTTACAGTGGATCTGCGGGTTCAGGAGCCGCTGCTGCCGCTGCGGATGATGCGGCTGCCGGGAAGCGGGAGCTCCCCATCCAAGCACGGCGAATGACAGCTGAATATGTAAGGTACGGGTGAAGCACACTCTCCAGGAATGGGGCGGTGTGCTTTTTGGCGTTTAGGAAATTATAGTTTCCGTCTGTTGTGGACAAGGTGTGCTCAAAGGCTGAATGTATGCGAAAAACCGAACAAAATTTAGTGATACAACGGTACATGGACCAATATATGCGGAAAACCGAATACAATCGGTCAGCACAAGGTGCATGGGCCAGATGTATGTGAAAAACCGAATACAATAGGCTAGTGCTACCGCAGTTGGACCAAATGTATGCGAAAAACTGAATACAATCGAAGTCAAAGTCTCTGTGCTACTTATGATTAACGCTGTTTGCCGCCAAAAAGCAGACAAGTGGAAGAGCGTGAAATATTACCTATACGTAAGCTTGAGGCACCATCGTTCACCCGCAGGGTGATTTGTTGTGTGCGTCAATAGATAAGGAGGCGATGGGATTGAAGGCGGCTGTGTATGTGGTGGAGCAGGGCGGAGGGTGGCAGGCCCGGATTTCGCTGAATTTGGCGGTGGATGAATCATGGTGGGCGGGTGAAGCGGAGGGGCTTGTGGGTTGGGAGGGGCGATGGGTAGACGGGGAGAACGAAGCGGCGGAGCGGAAGGGGCGATTGGCAGATCGTAAATTCCAGCAGGAATACCGGGTTGTTCTACTCTCACGGTCATTGCCGCTCGGCTGGGCGGTGAAGCTGGCAGCAGTCTGCAAGTTCACGGCCCCCATGCAGCGCTGGAAGGAGACGGACTGGGGGAGATATGCCGCAGCGCTCCTAAAGGCAGAGATTAAGGCGGAGCAGGCTGCTGGAGGTAGCCGGGGAGAGGGGGGGCCTTTTGAGGAGGCTAAGGTGTACAGGCTGCCGGAGGATAGGGGATGGAGCGGGTATGGGGTGGAGGGTGCCTGGGGGAACGAACAGGCGGATGGACAGGGGAATGTGAGGGAGAATTGGCAAGAGAACGAACAGGTCGGCGTGCAGGCGAGTACGAGGACAAAATTGCGAAGGAACGAACAGGAGAGCTTACGGAGGAGAGAAATGGCGGTACTTGCAGCGGGAGCAGACCGGCTGGTTGCGGCGCTGGACGGGCGTTCTCTGCTTCAGGGTGAAGCAGAGGCACTGGTGGCCGAGCAGCTCCCGGAGCTGGGGGAGAACTGGCGGGCTGCGGCGCAGCTCGCCTATCTCCAGGGACGGCTGCGCCTTACGGCCGCCGTCCAGGGCCCTGCGGGCACCGCGCGGCTAGGCCTGCGCCGCCGCGAAGTGCCGCGCTGCCTGCGCTGCGGCAGCGTACCCACGGGCCGCACGGCCTGCGCCGCGTGCGGCCTTGCCGGCTGCGCCTATTGCGAGGCCTGCCTCGCACTGGGGCGCAGCCGGGCTTGCGCGCTGCTGCTGCGCAGCGCACCGCTGCCTGCCGTGCGCTGCACGGCAGGCGTGTCCCCCACCGTAGCGGCGCGCCGGTGGGGGCTTAGCGCAGCGCAGGCGGCAGCCGCCGCCGCTGCGCTGGGGTTCCTGGCGGAGCCGCGCAGGCGCTCCGCCGGCCCGGACCCAGAGCGGTTCCTGCTCTGGGCAGTGACGGGAGCGGGGAAGACGGAGATGGTCTTCCCGCTCCTGGACGCGGCGCTCGCGGCCGGAGGCCGGGCGCTGATCGCCACGCCGCGGCGTGACGTCGTGCTGGAGCTTGCGCCGCGCCTGGCGAAGGCATTCCCGGCGGATGTTCCCGCCGTGCTGTACGGAGGCAGCGAGGACCGCTTACGCCGCAGCCGGATCACCCTGGCGACCACACACCAGCTGCTGCGGTTTGGTCAGGCCTTCGATCTGGTCATCATCGATGAGATCGATGCGTTTCCCTATCACAACGACCCTATGCTGGACTATGCCGCAAGGCAGGTCTGCAAGCCTGGCGGGCGATTCATCCTTCTCTCCGCCACGCCGCCTGCGAAGCTGCAGCGCCTTGCCCGCTCCGGCAGATTAGCGCATGCGAGAGTCCCGGTCCGTTTTCACGGCCATCCCTTGCCGGTTCCGCGCCATATCCGCATGCAGCCGCTCTATCGCTGTCTGAGGCAGGGGAGACTTCCGGCAGGACTGCGTTCATCGTTACAGCGGTCCCTTGACCGTAAGGCGCAGATTTTCCTCTTCGTCTCCCGGATTGCCCACATTGAGGGACTGCTGCAGCTGCTGCGGCGGATGTTCCCCGGGATTTCTATAGAGGGAACCTCCTCTCAAGACCCGGACAGGGCAGAGAAGGTGCTGAAGTTCAGGGATTGCACGATTTCCTTGCTGGTAACGACCACGATACTGGAGCGTGGGGTCACGGTACCGCATAGTGATGTGTTTATACTGGATGCGGACAGTGGACTCTTTGATGAGGCAGCTTTGGTGCAGATGGCGGGCCGTGCGGGACGTTCCAAGGATGATCCGGCAGGCAACGTCATCTTCGCTTCCGCAGAGTGGAGCCGCTCGCAGCGCGCCGCCATATCACAGATCCGCAGTATGAACGCCATTGCCCGCAGACAAGGATATCTCAAGTCTTAATGATTTTGTGAGGAGTCCCTGGAAATAGCTGTGAAAGCCCAGCTCCCACAATTTGAGTTCTATACACTCTGTACTTTTAAACTCTGCACAATCTATTTTATTAGGAGGATTACAATGCGTCAGCTGACATCATGGATGAAGCAAGCCCGCTCCCTAATCGCACCTTCGCAGACGGAATGTCTGTTTTGCGGCCGCAGAGGCCGTCCTTCTCACGAATGGCCCGGTATCTGCGTACACTGCCAGAGCGGCATTCCATGGATTCGCGTTCCCCGGTGCCAGATCTGCGGAAGGCATGTGGGTTGTCCCGATTGCAGCCGCAGCAATGGACCCATACCAATCGTATGCAACCGGAGCACAGTAGCGTACACCAGTGATATGCGCGAAATACTAGGCCAGTATAAATACCGGGGGAATGAGCGGCTCGCGCCCGTACTCGGTCTGATGCTGGACAGGGCATACGCGCTTTTGCAACACGAACAGAGTGGACAACAACTGAACGGAGCGTCACAGAGCAACCTTTTTAGCAAACCATTCCCGATATTGCATTCAAAGCTTCGTATGCGTTCTAACCTGTGGCAGGCCGACTTGCTGGTCCCTGTACCTGTGAGCGCTGTCCGTCTGTCTGAGCGGGGCTTCAATCAGGCGGAGCGGCTGGCTGAAGTGGTATCCCTGCAAAGAGGAGTACCCCAGCTTCCGCTGCTGGTCCGCACCCATCACACCGCCAAGCAGAGCTTCAAAAGCAGAAAGGAGCGGCTGGCCGATATGAAGCATGCTTTTGCCGGAAATACAGATCCGGTGGTTCTGCAAATTCTGAAGGAATACCTGCATTCCCGTATGACGCATCAGCTTGAACAGCGTCCCTTACGAATCATCATTGTCGATGATATCTACACTACGGGGAGTACGATTCGTGCCTGCGCCGGGGCGCTTCAGCAGCTCTGCCGCAGCCTGGATTGCACTGCCGAGATATACTCTCTGACCTGGGCCCGTTCCTAGCAGCTGCCGCCGCTCCGGAATTCAATAAAACCGCTTCCCTGACCGATACTAAACATAGACGGATCTTCGGCGATCATGTAATCTTAGTAGCATAAGCGATTCATGAGTTGTGCAGAATGATAGAAGGGAGCCGCGGTAGAAATGAATGTAGACAATTGTCCGAGATGCGGCCGGTTATATGTCAAGAACCTGATGAACCTGTGCCAGCCCTGCATCAAAGAGTTAGAGCATGAATATGAAATCTGTGTAGAATATTTGCGTAAAAATAGAGGCACCAACATACAGGAGCTGTCCGATGCCACCGATATTTCCATCAAGGAAATTACGCGTTTTATCCGGGAGGGCCGGATTTCCATCGCCAATGCACCTAATATGATGTATCCTTGCGAGGTATGCGGAACCCTGATCCGGGACGGGCATATGTGCGACAGCTGCCGCAGCCGTCTGACCAAAGATCTTGCGAATGCAGCCAAGGAAAGTGCAGACTCGAGCGCTTCCAAGAAGGCTCCAGATGGCGCTTACCGCGCAGTGGACAAGTTCCGCAACTAAACAATTCTGCAAAAAAACGCTTGCAGCTATAAAGAATGTTTCAACAGGGGCCGATAAACTTAGTAAAGATTATCGGCTTTTTTATTACAGAAGGAAGGTGAAGTTATGAAAATTAACGATGCCGGACGAATCAATGCGATTAATCCATACCAACGAAGTGCGGAATCGCAAAGGCAGGAACAGATGAAGAAAAGTACACGCAAGGATGAGGTATCGATTTCGGACGAAGCCATCAAGCTGCTTCAGGCACAGAAGAGCGGGAAGATTGACACTGAACGTGCGAACAAGATCGAGAGCCTGAAACAGCAAGTATCCGCAGGTACCTACCAGGTTGACGCAGCCAAGCTCGCCGAGACACTCGCCCCCTACTTTAAGCAATCCTCCGAGAATTAGGTGAACACACCCATGGCACTTACAACATTATTAGAATTGCTTGAGCGGCTGGACGAGGCGCATGTGCAGATGCTGGATCTGGCCGCAGTCAAGAAACAGACCATTATGGACAACAAGGTGGAGGGTCTTATTGATATCCTGAACCGTGAGTCCAAGCTGATGAAGGTGATCGGACAGCTGGAAGAACGGCGCGCAGAAGCGGCCTTCGAGTTTTTGCAGGGGGTTGGAATCCGTTCCAATCTGAATCTGAATCTTACCGAGCTGTCCCGCCTTGTATTTGATCCCGAAGACAAATCACGCCTGCTGCATATTCAGCAGAAGCTTTCCGGCACATTGCAGCAATTAAAAAAGGCCAATGAGCTGAATCAGAAGCTGATTGAGCAGTCGCTTACCTTTATAGATTATTCCCTAGATTTGCTTGTCGGAAGACCAAATCAGGAAATGACGTACCATCATCCGTCCGACAAGGGCAGCAGTGTAACTCGGCCGGGTCTTTTTGATGCCCGTGGATAATCAGGTTATCCGCTGAGCTGCGCCCACCGCAGCAATCACAAGGGAGGAACACGCAGTATGACATCTACATTCCACTCCATCGAGACCGCAAGACGAAGCCTGTTTACCCAGACAGCGGCGCTCAATACCACCGGCCACAACATTGCCAACGCCAACACAGAGGGATATACCCGCCAGCGTGTAAATATGAAGGCAGCCATCCCGATTGAAGCCTATGGCATGAATAACTCGACGATGCCAGGGCAGCTGGGGACCGGGGTTGAATTCACTTCCATCGAGCGGATTCGCGAGATGTTCC
The window above is part of the Paenibacillus sp. FSL H8-0048 genome. Proteins encoded here:
- a CDS encoding sensor histidine kinase codes for the protein MEFQADAIDRVIKNTIDVMESSKYQIFEILQVARDELAALNKELQRVMEETDETLQKVDKLEQQYHRSRIRLTEVSRDFVRYTEKDIRIAYEKATELQLELMMTREREAYLRNRRDELQMRVRSVENSVERAESIGSQMSVVLEYLSGELGQVTRIVESAKNRQMIGLKIILAQEEERKRIAREIHDGPAQMLANLVLRTEIVERMLVKQEFGLVQAEVIDLKGQVRYSLEEMRKVIFNLRPMALDDLGLIPTLRKYVHDYEEKTKIRTSFETRGKEHRLSSAMEAAVYRLVQEGLSNAAKHAYPSYVLVEITYQAQLIKIVVKDNGLGFNVKKISEQANRESFGLVGMRERVELLEGRMEIQSAENQGTTIVIHIPTNVEKGKE
- a CDS encoding stalk domain-containing protein, translated to MNELFMGKKSTEQTRGNQWSPAKKWIAASLAGVIWIMPVVGSEGAGWLGAGPAPVAQAAASFSATKLSEEVITSGAMMMKYKFTTVRSGKSATGLASVIRVDLNNPYVSLDVMTGKGGNLTTRQSTGGMATETGAVAAVNGDYFNTGGEGAPIGGQVSGGVLVSTPSQLNGMYAFAVTKDRKPIIDEYTFEGMLTAEDGAQFPLSGINKGAYNPEGGSSTYSHANAAYIYTDAWTALERPKGSSTTPTEVLVENDTITQISLDSALPVTVPKGAYILRTHGLAAQFVKAHLVVGQKLSSTYALRSKTTQQELDPSTLQMMIGGHTILVNNGKASSFSRSTSSIGGYRARTALGYSQDGRYVYVIAAEKNSNSAGLSLTELQSFMTNIGVWKGMNLDGGGSTTMVDRPLAETSTTLTFNTEYGKEQRTIVNGVGVYTSAPQGEVKGIKISGSSVLLIGQKATYSLKGYDTYYNPVDVAAANPAWTASGGSVTVNAGEATAVKPGTVKLKATSGTASAETEVTVLGGEDLSSLIAGTATAPLQAGATVSVPVSAVSKSGATIAVPATALKWEFIGFKGSVGDGKLKVEAVDAGVTTGYAIARYDGFSTAVVLSTAAATAWEDFENTAYPIAFTTNAAGVTGTAAIAAGSAERAGSKVLSLSYDMTQGTGKMYAYAQFNGTTGKSIPAAATSMSVDVMGDMSLNWLRAELTDADGKTAYIDLAKVIDWNGWKTLNIDLSGSGIKFPASLKRLYVVNVEEGQDERAKTGTVAFDNISFVMPSLSSEAGLPKGTAAMSIGGKAMTVNGTKRPIDVAPIVKDGSTYVPIKYVLDAFGGNAVWNAKTKKIMVLRGAKALDLTVNKKEFVLNGKRQSAEVAPMILNARTLVPLRLVTEQLGLTVKWEQNTKTVTIES
- a CDS encoding TIGR03826 family flagellar region protein, producing the protein MNVDNCPRCGRLYVKNLMNLCQPCIKELEHEYEICVEYLRKNRGTNIQELSDATDISIKEITRFIREGRISIANAPNMMYPCEVCGTLIRDGHMCDSCRSRLTKDLANAAKESADSSASKKAPDGAYRAVDKFRN
- a CDS encoding glycosyltransferase family A protein — its product is MIAQLIWIIAIYASAAALVQLLHHREETRAAARTGKRLHYILITRNHEAVVEWYLRVFVVHAYWIGKPLRVTLVDDGSEDRTMAVASRMAYYNSSIEFAPAVPLYGLADRDTLQGVTVDLRVQEPLLPLRMMRLPGSGSSPSKHGE
- a CDS encoding response regulator transcription factor, with amino-acid sequence MENQISGKAPIKVLLADDHQLFREGLKRILNMEDDIEVIGECGDGIQVLEFCNGNKPDIVLMDINMPIENGVEATQKLREMFPDVKVIILSIHDDESYVFETLRKGANGYLLKDMEAESLINAIRSVCEGHAFIHPKVTGKLINQLRRMTYLNETGAMAETAVKEAGVKFVAGDNNPLTRREAEVLRLMAEGKSNKMIGEYLFISEKTVKNHVSSILQKMEVDDRTQAVINSIKYGWVTL
- a CDS encoding helicase-related protein, giving the protein MKAAVYVVEQGGGWQARISLNLAVDESWWAGEAEGLVGWEGRWVDGENEAAERKGRLADRKFQQEYRVVLLSRSLPLGWAVKLAAVCKFTAPMQRWKETDWGRYAAALLKAEIKAEQAAGGSRGEGGPFEEAKVYRLPEDRGWSGYGVEGAWGNEQADGQGNVRENWQENEQVGVQASTRTKLRRNEQESLRRREMAVLAAGADRLVAALDGRSLLQGEAEALVAEQLPELGENWRAAAQLAYLQGRLRLTAAVQGPAGTARLGLRRREVPRCLRCGSVPTGRTACAACGLAGCAYCEACLALGRSRACALLLRSAPLPAVRCTAGVSPTVAARRWGLSAAQAAAAAAALGFLAEPRRRSAGPDPERFLLWAVTGAGKTEMVFPLLDAALAAGGRALIATPRRDVVLELAPRLAKAFPADVPAVLYGGSEDRLRRSRITLATTHQLLRFGQAFDLVIIDEIDAFPYHNDPMLDYAARQVCKPGGRFILLSATPPAKLQRLARSGRLAHARVPVRFHGHPLPVPRHIRMQPLYRCLRQGRLPAGLRSSLQRSLDRKAQIFLFVSRIAHIEGLLQLLRRMFPGISIEGTSSQDPDRAEKVLKFRDCTISLLVTTTILERGVTVPHSDVFILDADSGLFDEAALVQMAGRAGRSKDDPAGNVIFASAEWSRSQRAAISQIRSMNAIARRQGYLKS
- a CDS encoding ComF family protein, giving the protein MRQLTSWMKQARSLIAPSQTECLFCGRRGRPSHEWPGICVHCQSGIPWIRVPRCQICGRHVGCPDCSRSNGPIPIVCNRSTVAYTSDMREILGQYKYRGNERLAPVLGLMLDRAYALLQHEQSGQQLNGASQSNLFSKPFPILHSKLRMRSNLWQADLLVPVPVSAVRLSERGFNQAERLAEVVSLQRGVPQLPLLVRTHHTAKQSFKSRKERLADMKHAFAGNTDPVVLQILKEYLHSRMTHQLEQRPLRIIIVDDIYTTGSTIRACAGALQQLCRSLDCTAEIYSLTWARS